A genomic window from Streptomyces sp. NBC_01429 includes:
- a CDS encoding DNA polymerase Y family protein, whose amino-acid sequence MILCIRLEGKNDAEAAPSALPALLGLAEDISPVVQALPPDTALVDVRGARRYFGRDAAGIASVLRVRALAHLGVGCAIGVAATPLLARMAARRAAPGTTLVVAEDERAVREFLAPCPVGALPGVGAATARALRSYGLGTVGAAADVPLSTLQRIVGVRPGRELYEKARGIDRTAVAPNAAARSVAAERSFPRDELDHEQHRRALLSITEELGTGMRGTGRVCRSLTLTVRYADRSTTTRTRALREPTAHSAALAAAVYRVHESLGLQRARVRAFSVRAEGLVAVERAARQLTFDPVDERALRIEAVADLARARFGPRAIVPGSLAA is encoded by the coding sequence ATGATCCTCTGTATACGGCTCGAAGGGAAGAACGACGCCGAGGCCGCGCCCTCCGCGCTGCCGGCGCTGCTCGGCCTCGCCGAGGACATCAGCCCCGTGGTCCAGGCGCTGCCGCCGGACACCGCGCTCGTCGATGTGCGCGGCGCGCGGCGGTACTTCGGGCGGGACGCCGCCGGGATCGCCTCCGTACTGCGGGTGCGGGCACTCGCGCATCTCGGCGTCGGCTGCGCGATCGGTGTGGCCGCCACCCCTCTGCTGGCGAGGATGGCCGCGCGGCGGGCCGCGCCGGGGACGACGCTCGTGGTGGCGGAGGACGAGCGCGCGGTACGGGAGTTCCTGGCGCCGTGTCCGGTCGGCGCGCTGCCGGGGGTCGGCGCCGCGACGGCCCGCGCGCTGCGTTCGTACGGACTCGGCACCGTCGGCGCCGCCGCGGACGTGCCGCTGTCGACGCTCCAGCGGATCGTGGGGGTGCGCCCGGGGCGGGAGCTGTACGAGAAGGCGCGCGGCATCGACCGCACGGCCGTCGCCCCGAACGCCGCCGCGCGCTCGGTCGCCGCCGAACGCTCCTTCCCCCGCGACGAGTTGGACCACGAACAGCACCGGCGCGCGCTGCTCTCGATCACCGAGGAGCTGGGGACGGGGATGCGCGGCACGGGCCGGGTGTGCCGCTCGCTGACGCTCACCGTGCGCTACGCGGACCGGTCCACGACCACCCGTACCCGCGCGCTGCGCGAGCCGACCGCCCACTCGGCCGCGCTCGCCGCCGCCGTATACCGCGTCCATGAGTCGCTCGGGCTGCAACGGGCGCGGGTGCGGGCCTTCTCGGTACGGGCCGAGGGGCTGGTGGCGGTCGAACGGGCCGCCCGTCAGCTGACGTTCGACCCGGTGGACGAGCGGGCGCTGCGGAT